One part of the Terrimicrobium sacchariphilum genome encodes these proteins:
- a CDS encoding helix-turn-helix domain-containing protein, with protein MAKFWNLKVTQLGRQRYHCDLVAFHTTRMQVSRVRHKNNSRLDGEIPPGTVILATPVTRGRVMQFHGAPIEARDLICQDCVNGLDISYAEEMEIISVAVSQELIRTRLSQLWQTDASRLLTRTLQFTSTERAAQVNQFLCEAIENATSAGSGLSSPQRGQAMEEDLLNALLCNLEEPRPPDGAIARRWLARRAANVIHERCHEELSIGDLCEAVGSSRRTLHLGFLEVYGTSPMKYLLAVRLAGVRRELLRRKRRGVTDIATAWGFSHLGRFSASYRQYFGTLPSDDARRR; from the coding sequence ATGGCTAAGTTTTGGAATCTCAAGGTCACCCAACTGGGCAGACAGAGATACCACTGTGACCTCGTCGCCTTTCATACGACACGCATGCAGGTCAGCAGGGTCCGGCATAAAAACAATTCCCGCCTCGATGGAGAGATCCCTCCGGGCACGGTCATCCTGGCGACTCCGGTGACGCGCGGACGGGTGATGCAATTTCACGGTGCGCCAATCGAAGCCCGCGACCTGATCTGCCAGGACTGCGTCAATGGTCTCGATATTTCCTATGCGGAGGAGATGGAGATCATCAGCGTGGCCGTCAGCCAGGAACTGATCCGCACCCGCCTTTCCCAACTCTGGCAGACCGATGCCAGCCGGTTGCTCACCCGCACGTTGCAGTTTACCTCGACCGAACGCGCCGCGCAGGTGAATCAGTTTCTTTGCGAAGCCATCGAAAATGCGACCTCTGCCGGTAGTGGGCTCTCCAGTCCACAGCGGGGCCAAGCCATGGAGGAAGATCTCCTGAACGCCCTGCTCTGCAACCTGGAAGAACCCCGGCCGCCGGATGGCGCCATCGCGCGGCGCTGGCTGGCGCGTCGAGCAGCAAATGTGATCCACGAACGCTGCCATGAGGAACTCAGCATCGGCGATCTTTGCGAGGCTGTGGGATCAAGCCGCCGAACCCTGCACTTGGGATTCCTCGAAGTCTATGGCACCTCTCCGATGAAGTACCTGCTTGCCGTGCGGCTGGCCGGAGTGCGGCGAGAACTGCTCCGACGCAAGAGACGCGGTGTCACCGACATTGCGACAGCCTGGGGGTTCAGTCATCTCGGGCGGTTTTCGGCGAGCTACCGACAGTATTTTGGCACCCTGCCATCTGACGACGCCCGCCGGAGATAG